Genomic DNA from Pseudomonas fitomaticsae:
GAGTTCATCCTGCTCGCCGCCTGGGCCGCGACCCGCAGTTCGCCGCGCCTGAGTGCCTGGCTGGAAAACCATCGTCTGTTCGGCCCGATCCTGAGCAACTGGCGCAACGGCAAGATCATCGCCCGCAAGGCCAAGGTCAGCGCCACGGTCAGCATGCTGCTGTGCGCCACGCTGATGCTGGTGATGCTCGATCACGGCTGGCCGATTTATCTGGCGATTGCAGGGATGACCATGGGCAACCTGTGGATCTGGTCGCGACCGGAAGCACTGCCGAAGATTTCCTGATTTTTCCCTTGTTTTCAGGGCATTTACCCGCGCAAACGTTTAGCCATGACCGTTCGTCGGCATGCGGCTCATGCGCTTTCGCCCCGCGCCGATGTTGATTGAATGGCGCTGAATGGATTTGGCGAACCGGGCACCTCCCCTGCCCCGTAGCCAACAGCTCATTCATTCGCGAGAACATCCCATGTTCGACTCTCTGTCCATCCGCCTGAAAATCGTCCTGCTGTCCGGCCTGTGCCTGCTCGGCGTGGTCGCGCTGATCGTCGGCATTAACATCTACCAGACCAACCGGAACGACGAACTGGTCAGCCAGTCGAGCAGCAAGATGCTCACCGCCAGCGTGCAGGATCTGCTGCAGGCCAAGGCTGCCGAACAGGCAGTGCAAGTGCAGAAAACCTTCGGCGAAAGCCTGTTGGTGATCACCGCGCTGGCCGATCAGATCAAGGACATGCGCGTCATGGCCGCCAAGCGTTCGCTGGACGCCGGCGCCCTGCGTGAAGAATTGAACCTGAGCCTGAAGACCGCGTTCGAGCGCAACAGCAAGGTGCTCGGCATCTGGCTGGCCTTCGAACCGAACGGTCTGGACGGCAAGGACAGCGAGTTCGTCAACGACGCCGCACGCCAGTCCAACGAGGCCGGACGCTTCGCCACCTACTGGAGCCGCGCCGCCGGTTCGTCGCTGAACACGATCATGGTCGAGGAAGACATGACCAAGACCACCCTCAGTGTCAGCGGCACACCCTACAACAGCTGGTACACCTGCCCTCGCGACAACAAGCGTACCTGCCTGCTCGACCCGTACGCGGATACCGTGGGCGGCAAGGAAATGCTCATGACCACCATTTCCGTGCCACTGCTGTTGGACGGCAAGGCCATCGGCGTGGTCGGCATCGACATCGCACTCGATACGCTGCAAGCGGCGGCCGTGGGTTCCCAACGCGAACTGTTCAACGGTGCCGGGCACATGCTGATCGTCTCCGGCAGCGGCGTGCTGGGTGCCTACAGCACCGACGCGACCAAGGTTGGCAAAGGCATCGCCGAAACCCTCGGCGCCGAAGGCAAGGACATCCTGCAACTGCTGAGCGCCGGCACGCCGAAGATTCTCGAACAGGGCGACGTGATCCGCGCCGTGTATCCGGTCAACCCGATTGCCGACTCCAAGGCCTGGGGTGTGGTCATCGACCTGCCGAAACAAGTGCTGCTGGCCGACTCGGTCAAGCTCCAGGCAGTGCTCGACGACGCGCAGCAAACCGGCACGATTACCGCGTTGGCGGTGGCCGTGATCGCCGGCCTGATCGGTCTGCTGCTGATCTGGCTCACCGCCTCCGGTGTGACCCGTCCGATCAACAGCGTTGCTGAGATGCTGAAAAACATCGCCAGCGGCGAAGGCGACCTGACCCAGCGCCTGAACTACACCAAGCAGGATGAACTGGGCGAACTGGTGAACTGGTTCAACCGCTTCCTCGACAAGCTGCAACCGACCATCGCCCAGATCAAACAGAGCATCACCGAGGCCCGTGGCACCGCCGATCAGTCGTCGGAAATCGCCCGCCAGACCAGCGAAGGCATGCAGGTGCAGTTCCGCGAGATCGATCAGGTGGCCACCGCGTCCAACGAAATGAGCGCCACTGCTCACGACGTCGCCAACAGCGCCTCGAACGCTGCCAACGCGGCGAAAGGCGCCGACCAGTCGGCCAAGGACGGGATGTCGATCATCGAGCGCAGCACCCGCGACATCAATCAACTGGCCGACGAGGTCAGCAAAGCGGTGACCGAGGTTGAAGAGCTGGCAGTCAACAGCGAGCAGATCGGTTCGGTGCTGGAAGTGATCCGCAGCATCGCCGAACAGACCAACCTGCTGGCGCTGAACGCCGCAATCGAAGCGGCCCGGGCCGGTGAAAGCGGCCGTGGTTTTGCGGTGGTGGCCGACGAAGTCCGAAACCTCGCCAAGCGCACCCAGGATTCGGTGGAAGAAATCCGCGTGGTCATCGAACGCATCCAGACCGGCACCCGTGGCGTGGTCGCGACCATGCATTCGAGCCAGACCCAGGCGCACAACAACGCCGGGCAGATCCGCCAGGCCGTGGACGC
This window encodes:
- a CDS encoding YbaN family protein; the encoded protein is MPQPASSRLARLLFGLLAYVSLGIGLIAIVVPGLPTTEFILLAAWAATRSSPRLSAWLENHRLFGPILSNWRNGKIIARKAKVSATVSMLLCATLMLVMLDHGWPIYLAIAGMTMGNLWIWSRPEALPKIS
- a CDS encoding methyl-accepting chemotaxis protein, which translates into the protein MQVQFREIDQVATASNEMSATAHDVANSASNAANAAKGADQSAKDGMSIIERSTRDINQLADEVSKAVTEVEELAVNSEQIGSVLEVIRSIAEQTNLLALNAAIEAARAGESGRGFAVVADEVRNLAKRTQDSVEEIRVVIERIQTGTRGVVATMHSSQTQAHNNAGQIRQAVDALGKISDAVTVISDMNLQIASAAEQQSAVAEEVNRNVSAIRTVTETLTEQATESAAISSQLNALASQQMKLMDQFRV